A window from Chrysemys picta bellii isolate R12L10 chromosome 2, ASM1138683v2, whole genome shotgun sequence encodes these proteins:
- the DUSP26 gene encoding dual specificity protein phosphatase 26 isoform X3 translates to MAFMSRFSRSSSRSPSRGSQEDASNHPILSVFELERLLYTGKTACNHADEVWPGLYLGDQDIAANRRELARLRITHILNASHSKWRGGAEYYEGTGIRYLGIEAHDSPSFDMSPYFHPSADFIHQALSEGGGRILVHCAVGVSRSATLVLAYLMIRHRMTLVEAIKTVKDHRGIIPNRGFLHQLVSLDNSLRLKRRA, encoded by the exons ATGGCTTTTATGTCCAGGTTCTCCAGAAGCAGCTCCAGGTCACCCAGCCGGGGGTCTCAGGAAGACGCCAGCaaccaccccatcctcagtgtcTTTGAGCTGGAGAGGCTGCTGTACACGGGGAAGACGGCCTGTAACCATGCAGATGAGGTCTGGCCAGGACTCTACTTGGGAGACCA AGATATAGCAGCCAATCGGCGTGAGCTGGCCCGCCTGCGCATCACCCACATCCTCAATGCCTCGCACAGCAAGTGGAGAGGGGGTGCTGAGTACTATGAGGGCACCGGCATCCGCTACCTTGGCATCGAGGCCCACGACTCGCCCAGCTTCGACATGAGTCCCTACTTCCACCCTTCAGCTGACTTCATCCACCAGGCGCTgagtgagggaggag GAAGGATCCTCGTCCACTGTGCTGTCGGGGTGAGCCGCTCGGCCACCTTGGTCCTCGCCTACCTCATGATCCGCCACCGTATGACCCTGGTGGAAGCCATAAAGACTGTCAAGGACCACCGCGGCATCATCCCCAACCGGGGCTTCCTGCACCAGCTGGTCTCCCTGGATAACTCCCTGAGGCTGAAGCGGCGAGCAtga